Genomic window (Hydrogenimonas cancrithermarum):
GGCAACGTGATTTCATGGAGCAGCGCAGGTTCTCTCGGTTTCAAGGGAAGTAAGAAATCAACTCCTTACGCGGCACAGCAGGCGGTCGAAGATGCCATGGCAAAAGCCATGGAGCATGGGATCAAAGAGGTCGGTATCAAGGTACAGGGACCTGGCAGCGGTCGTGAGACTGCGGTTAAAAGCGTGGGCGCAATCGAGGGAATCCGCGTGATGTGGTTTAAAGACATCACTCCGCTTCCCCACAATGGTTGTAGACCTCCGAAACGACGACGAGTATAAGGGGACGAGATGGCACGATACAGAGGACCAGTAGAAAAAATCGAACGTCGCCTTGGTGTGAGTCTCGGACTCAAGGGCGAAAGAAGACTAGCAGGCAAGAGCGCGCTCGACAAGCGCCCGTACGCACCAGGACAGCACGGACAGCGAAGAACGAAGATCAGCCAGTATGGTTTGCAGCTTCGCGAAAAGCAGAAAGCGAAATACATGTACGGCGTGGCTGAAAAGCAGTTCCGCCGACTCTTTAAAGACGCGAACCGCATGGAAGGCAACACGGGGGAAAACCTGATTGCACTTCTCGAGCGACGCCTCGACAATGTTGTCTACCGCATGGGCTTCGCAACGACGCGTGCGTTTGCACGTCAGCTTGTCACACACGGACACATTCTCGTCGACGGCAAGCGCGTGAATATCCCTTCGTTCCGTGTCAAACCGGGACAGAAGATCGAAGTTCGCGAAAAAAGCAAAAACAACCCGCAGATTCAGCGCGCAATGGAGCTGACACGACAGACCGGTATCGCTCCGTGGGTCGATGTCGACCATGAGAAAGCATTCGGTATCTTTACACGTATTCCGGAGCGTGAAGAGGTTGTCATTCCTGTAGAAGAGCGATTGATTGTCGAGCTTTACAGCAAATAATAGTTAAAAGCGAGTTGCCCATGAAAAGAATCAAAACATCACCCTTTATGCCGAGCGAGGTCGAAATCGAGCAGACCGGCGAAAATCGCATGCGCATTACGGCCTACCCGTTCGAAACGGGTTACGCCGTTTCTCTCGCGCACCCGATCCGCCGCCTGCTTCTTGGCAGTACCATCGGATACGCTCCGATCGGTGTGAAAATCGAGGGGGCATCGCACGAGTTTGATTCTGTACGCGGAATGCTTGAGGATGTTGCAGTATTTATCATCAACCTCAAAAACCTCCGTTTCAAAATCAAAGGTGACGAGAAGAAGGTCGAAGTGAACTACAGTTTCAGCGGCCCGATCGAAATCACCGGAGCAGACCTGAACAATGAACTGGTCGAAGTCGTTACGCCTGACGGATTTCTTGCGACGTTGAACGAAGATGCGGAGCTCAATTTCTCTCTGCTGATTCACCAGGGTATCGGATATGTGCCGAGTGAAGATCTGCGAGACGAACTGCCGGAAGGATACATCACACTCGATGCATTCTTTACGCCGGTACGTGCCGCGAACTATACGATCGAGAACATGCTGGTCGAGGACAATCCGAACTACGAAAAGATCGTCTTCGACATCGAGACCGACGGTCAGATCGACCCGGTCACGGCGTTTAAAAACACGATCGAAGTGATGTATCGACAGATGTCCGTATTTAACAATATCCTGGACATCAATGTGGCGGAGGAGACGACGGCACCGACTGCCGAAAATCCTGTCGTCAAAACATTGATGCAGGGTCTCGAAACGCTGGGACTGAGTGCACGAAGCTTCAACTCCCTGGAGCGTGCGGGACTTAAATACGTCGGAGAACTGGCCTTGATGAGTGAAAACGAACTCAAAGAGATCAAAAACCTCGGCAAGAAATCGCTTGAAGAGATCAAGGCGAAACTCGAAGAGGCCGGTTTCCCGGTTGGCAGCGAACTCGACGAAGAGACAGCGAAACAGCTGAAAAAGAAAATCGACGCAACGAAAAAATAATTAACAAGGAACTACGATGAGACATCGACATGGATATCGCAAACTGAGCCGAACATCTTCTCATCGCGCTGCTTTGCTGAAAAACCTTTCGATCGCTTTGATCGAGCATGGACGCATCGAGACCACGCTCGCCAAGGCGAAGACGCTTAGAAGCGTTTTCGAAAAGTTGGTCACACGCGCAAAAGCAGGCGATTTCAATGCACACCGTGCAATCTTTGCAAAACTTCAGGACAAAGAGGCAACCAAAAAGATGGTTGACGAGATCGCTCCGAAGTATGCTGAGCGCAATGGAGGATACACCCGTATCATCAAAACCCGCCAGCGCCGCGGAGACTCCGCCGATATGGCGATCATCGAACTCGTATAAGTTCGGCTTTCAGGGCTTCGGCCCTGAAATTAATTTCTTCTAAACTCTCTCAACCATTCTAAAACCCTGTTGCCAAACGACAACTTTTTTGTTATGATAGTTTCAAAATCAAATACGATTTAGGACGTTGATCATGATACCTTTTAGCGATGAAGAACTTTACCCGGCAGTGGAAAATGTAATTGAAAAAGTCCGACCTTCTTTGGCACTTGATGGTGGGGACATCAAACTGCTTGGTGTAAAAGACGGAAAAGTCTTCGTGCAACTGCAGGGTGCCTGTGTCGGGTGTGCGAGCAGTGGAAATACGCTCAAATACGGTGTCGAACGTCAGATGCGGATAGATATCCATCCAGAAATCGAAGTCATCAACGTTCCGATCGGAATGGAAAACCAGTGGGACAAATTGGCCAATGAAGTGTAATTATCGTTTTCCAAAATTGTAAAATCTTTAAAATAAATTGTGATTTCACTCCCTGAAAGCGTCTCTTTCGTGAGAGAAATCTCTTTGGAAACGGTTCTCAAAGAAAGGAGAACAAATTAGTGAAAAGTAAAAAAACAGAAAAAATGCTAGAACGTGCAGAAAACCATTTTTATCGCGGAGATTATGACGAAGCGCTTCGGATGTACGGTCTTCTTCTCAAAGATTTTCCCGAGCTTCAGGAAGCACGGATAGGGGCAATATTGAGTGATATCGCCTATGAAAACGACGAGGAGGCGCAGGCGCTTTTTGAGTACTATCAGGTACTCAAAGGGGAGGAGAACGAAGATGCCGAACAGATTATCGAAGAGATGATAGGTTCACTCGACGATGCACTCGAGAAAATCTCTGATCTGCTGGACGGATCGCTTTTTGCCCGTGATGAGACGATCAACGGAATCAGTTATGCCGATTTCAAAGAGTTGGTGGAACTTCGCGGAAGCTTCAGGCGCGCCTTTGAAGACATCATGTTTTCGACACGTGTCGTCATTACCGAAAAAGAGGAGCTGCTCGACTTTCTGCAGCAATTGGTAGAGAACGGTTTCAACGAGATGGCGATGCGCTATATCGAAGGAGCGGCAGTCGCTTATCCGGGTGAAACACGCATTCAGGATCTTATTGAAAAGATCAAAGGCTGATTGTGACGGTCGATTTTGGAAGCGGCATCGGCCGTGTGGCCGACGACAGTCGTGAAGCGGACAAAGATACAGCCTTTCTTTCTACGAGGCTGAACCGTTCTTTTGCGACAGAGGCGAAAGCGAAAGGCTCGCAGATCATTACACCCAAAGGGCTTATCGAAAATCTTCAACTCGCAGATTTGGATGTCGTCGGTATAACCGGCACGAACGGCAAAACGACGACAGCTGCAGCTATCTACTCGATCCTTCTTGATCTGGGCTACAAAACGGCGCTGCAGGGAACGCGCGGATTCTTTATCAACGATGAAAAGATCGAAGAGAAATCACTCACCACCCCGCCTTCCCTTGCAACGATCGCCCATATGGCTGAAGCCAAAAGTCACGGATGCGAATTTTTTGTGATGGAAGTAAGCTCGCACGCGATCGAGCAGGAGCGTATCGAGGGAATCGATTTTGCATTGAAAATTCATACCAATGTCACGAGTGACCATCTCGACTATCACGGTTCTATCGAAGCGTACCGGGCTGTGAAGAGCAGTTTTTTTCAGGACAGCGGAAAGAAATTGATCAACCGGGACGAAGAGATTTTGAAATTCAATATGCAGAATGCCTATAGCTACGGTATCGAAAATCCAGCGACTTATAAAGTGATGGCCTACACACTTGGCGGAGGGGTCAGCGGTGTTTTGAAACACTTCGAGACAGTTGTGCCATTCGAGACGACGCTGCAGGGATTTTTCAACCTCTACAATATCACGGCGGCGATTGCGGCGGCACATATCCTGACAGCCGAGGAGATCGGTGAGATCTGCGAAGCGGCGGAGAATTTCGGCGGCGTCGCGGGACGCATGGAGACGGTGAGCGAAGATCCGCTCATCATCGTCGATTTTGCCCATACGGAGGACGGCATCAAGCAGGTACTCGACTCGCTCAAGGAGAAAGAGGTACGCGTCGTCTTTGGCGCCGGCGGCGACAGGGACCGCAGCAAACGGCCGGCAATGGGCCGTGCGGCGGCTTCGATCGCGAAGAAGGTCTACCTTACCAGCGACAACCCCAGAAGCGAGGACCCCGTAAAGATCATCGAAGAGATCGTCGAAGGGATTACAGAGAAGGAGAAGGTCGAAAAGATCGTCGACCGCCGCGAGGCGATCGAGCGTGCGATCGAAGAGCTCCAACCGGGCGAAGTACTCCTGGTGCTGGGCAAAGGCGACGAAACCTACCAGGAGATCGCCGGAAAGAGGATCCCTTTCGATGACCGGCAGACGATTCGGGAGATTCTGGCCTCGCGTATATAGGCAGTGACTGGGAGATTCGAACGCCTACCGGGTCGTGCGGATGAAATCACATATCACACCCTTTGGGTGGAGACTCGAATCAGACCCGAAATTTGGCACAAATTGGATTGTGGTCGGAAACGGGTGTTTCGAGAACGAAGGCATCCATCAGAACGATGCCGCGGTAAAAGATGTGATCGAGGGGTTCTCCCAGTACCGATTTTACGGCGCGTGCATGGCGGGGGTGGACATGGTGTAGGCTGTGACGGGCCATCACCTCTTCAAGGTACGCACGCCGTTTCGGGCTCCAGGTGTTGAAGTCGCCGGCGACGACGAGGCGAGTTTCGACGACGTCGTCGAGCAGGTGGGAGATCGCATCGAGCTCGCGTGCGAAGAGGCGGTAGGGAACGAAATTGATTGCGTGGATGTTGAGCAGGCTCAGTGTCTCGTCTCCTGCAAGGCGGTAGCGGGTCAGAAGTGCGCTTTTGCGGGTGGCGAACCCAAGCTCCCGTACCTTCGAGTGGTAAGAATAGGTTTCGATCGGTTCCATATGCGAGAGTGTAAGTACCCCGAAACGGTGCCGGAAACGGGCAAAGTTGCTTCCCATGGCATGGAAATAGCCACGCAGTGGCGTAGGGAGGCGATCGTGTGGCATCCGCGCTTCCTGAAACAGCAAAAGATCGGCGGGACAGCTTTTTACGAGGGCCTCGAACGTATGGTAAAAAGAGGCGGAGAGGGTACGCTTCTGGACATTCCAGCTTACAATATGCAGTAGGGCCATATGACGCCTTTCATACCAGTGGCGCAAGCATCCGCATCATATTTTCGATACGGATCTGAAACGGTTTGTAGGTAGGGTCGAATGGGACCGTCGCATCGAGTTTCGCCATTCCCCACGTGGCGATGCTCTCACATTCCGCGGGTGAATAGATAAAGGTGGAGGCTTCGAAATTGTAGAAGAGGCTTCGGTTGTCGAAGTTGATCGAGCCGACAAGGGCACAGTCGTGATCGAAAACGATCGCTTTTGCATGAAGTATGCCTCCTCGAAAGAGGCGGACATCGGCTCCTTTGGCATGGAGTTCTCTTAGATAACTGCCGCGTCCGAGATCGGAAATGAGATGGTCGGAATGTTCGGGAACGACGATCTTTACATCCACTCCACGATGAACGGCAATGGCAAGCGCACGGACGAATTGCTCATTGGGCACGAAGTAGGGGGTGAAGATCCAGATACGCTCTTTGGCGTTGCATATGGCACCCAGCAACGCTTCGATTACGCCGTCGGAGGGTGTGTCCGGGCCGGAGGGCGCCACCTGCAGGGAGACCGTACCTTTCGTCGTTCGGGCCGACGGGGGAAAAAGGCGGGGTTCCGAGTGTGTCGCGAAAGACCAGTCCATTTCGAAAATCTGTGAGAAGAAGTGCGTGGCGGTTCCTTCGATTTTGCATAGAATGTCGTCGTAACGGGTTTCGTTGGAAACAGGAGAGAGATACTCTTTCGAGAGGTTCATACCGCCGGTCATGACGAGATGATTGTCGAAAATGAAAATTTTTCTATGATTTCGCAGGTTGATGAAGTTACGTACGGGAAAACTTAAAAAAGGCATGAAAAAGGCGATCTGCACACCAGCCGCCCTGATGCTCGAGAGTTGTTTTTGAAACAGGTAGAGATTGGCCGATCCGATGGAGTCGAGAAGCAGACGAACTTTTACACCTTCTTGTGCACGTTTTTCCAGTAGCTTCGAGAGAGTCTCCGTTACTTCGTCGAGTTCCAGTTTGTAGATACATAGGTCGATGGAGGATTCGGCGTTCACAATCGCCTCTTCCATTTCGCGATAAGCGAGAAGGGGGGAGTCGATCAGCACGAAACTGTTTTCCGAAGAGGCCGGAGGGATCGCATTGGCACAGAGGAGCTTCTCGGAAGGGTGACGACAGGCAGAGCCGATTTCCCCGATCGGCATGAGGGTGAACCGCAGCTTCTGGTAGCGTTTGAAAAGTTTGTGCTGACCGAAAAGGAAATAGAAGGGAACTGCAAAATATGGAACAAGAAAGATGGCAAGTGTCCAGGCAATCATACTGCTTGGGGCACGCCGTGTCGAAAGCATATGCAAAAACGCCAGAACGATCAAAACTTCAGCACCGACAGTGAGAATGATATCAGTCATACGTTCAGGCCACATGGTTATCTTTTTTTGCAAATTCTGCTAAAATTATAGTGTAATTTAATGTTAAGAGACAAACACTATAATTTGGACAAAATTTATCTGAAAAGAAGGATGGTTCCATGGGAATTCCTCAACCGGCATTTTATATCTTCAAATGTGAGCAGTCGTCACCTCCGGGCATGCCTCGCCCAAGTTGTGTTACGAACGAAACACGCGATCTTTTTCAGCATCTTGCGCAGCGTCTGATGGAAAAAGGGATTATCGGAACGGTTCAGCCAGTACGGACAGGGTGCCTCAACCGATGCCAGTACGGCCCGGTCATGCTGGTCGAGCCGGGTCACGTCATGTATGCGGGGCTGACGAAAGAGAAGATCGACCGTATCATCGACGAGCATATCATCGGCGGCAAAATCGTAGAAGATTTCGTGATCGAACCCGAAGCGTGGGATGATCCGATCAGCCCCGAGCAGATGATGAAAATGACCGGAGCGCACTGACAATGCAGATCGAAATGCTCTACTCCAAAATCCATCGTGCGACCGTGACCGACGCCAATCTGAACTACGTCGGCTCCATTACGATCGACGAGGATTTGCTGGATGCTGCGAAGATGCGGGTGGGTCAGAAGGTGGAGATTCTCAACATCAACAATGGGGAACGCTTCAGCACCTACATCATCCGTGGCGAGCGCGGCAAAGGTGACATCTGCCTCAACGGCGCGGCGGCCCGCAAAGCACACCCGGGCGACAAGATCATCATCGTCGCCTATGCTTCCTACGACGAAAAAGAGCTTGAAAACTACAAGCCGACTGTCGTATTGATGAACGAAGAGAGCAACACCATCGCCTCTGTTCACGAGGAGCTGTAGTATGTTCGAAGGGCTGAATATGGGCGAGTTGGGCAAGATGCTGGAAGAGGTCCAGAAAAAGGCGAAGGAGCTCGAAGAGAAGAGCGAGTCGATCGAGCTGACGGCCAAAAGCGGCGGCGGCCTCGTCAAAGTGACCGCCAATGGAAAAGGCGAGATCATCGACATTGAAATCGACGATTCGCTCCTCGAAGACAAAGAGGCACTCCAGATATTGCTCATATCGGCTCTCAACGACGTGATCAAAATGGTTGAAGACAACAAAAAGAGTGCCGCCATGAATATGCTTGGTGGCGGATTCAATCCATTTGCGGGAGGGGGCGGCAGCCAAAGCTGATGCGTCTTAGGCACCTTCTTCCGCTTCTACTGCTCTTTGGACCCTTTCTCGTTGCATCTGAAAGTTGTTTTCGTTTTTTTCCCGGAAGTTTCAAAGTGATCGGCGGCCATCCGGCCTACGCTGTCGCGAAAAACAGATTTCTATCGCTTGTATGTCCTCCGAACAAAAAGGTGATCGCAAACGATCCGTTCAAAGGGTTGTGTCTGTTTGAAGATACCGCAGCGAAACCCTTCTACCTCACCGCAGCGAAACCCCCGCTCTTTTACTGCCCTGCAAACAGGCCCGAACCGGTCGAAATAGTATCGTATCCCGTGTCGATCTATCCTGGAAAGTTGAAGAAGGAGTACGAAAACGAAGGAGCGCTCTTTGGCGGATGTTGCAGGCTGGCCGGTCTTGTGGCGAGTGGCGGGATATGGTTCGACACCGCTGCGATCCGGAAACTGATAAAAGGCGATACCCGTCATGGCGATATCGGCGTGCGATTTACCGCTGAAAAAGAGAAGGTGACGGTGACGGCCGTGGATCCTTTTTCAAAACTTCCGTTGATGCCCGGCGATCGGCTTATGGCGATAGAGAAGTTGAACCATCCGACGCTTCGGCAGCTCAGAGAACGAATCGATCGGTGCCAAGCGGGAGAGACCCTTTTTCTTCTCGTCGGACGCAACGGAAAGTCGTTCGGCCTGCATGCCGCATGTTTCGATCGTGTCGGCGGCGGCAAGCTCTCCGATACGTTCCTCGAACATTACGGTATCTGGTTTGACGACAGACTGGCCGTTAGAGAAATAGCGCACGATGGTATCGCATACAAAAAGGGGATCAGGCGTGGAGACAGGCTGGTGATGATCGAGGGGAAAAAGGTGAAGAACCAGGCGGAAGTCAGAGTGCTTTTGAGCCATTATGGTGTGAAAAAAAGTGTGCCAGAAAACATGCTCTGGGAGCGTGAAAACTTTCAGTTTTTTTTGGCGCTTCCTGCGCTATAATTCGCAAAATTTTTAGAGGGCGGTCATGCAAGATTTCGAAGCCTATCTGACCACACATCTTCCCGAAGCGCCAAGCTTCCATCCGACATTCGACAGGGCATTGAAGGCGATGCTGCTTGCCGGCGGCAAACGGTTTCGTCCGCAGCTGCTGCTTGCCGTCGTCGACGCCTATACGCCGCTGCTGCGCGAAAGCGCCTATCCTGTGGCGATGGCGCTGGAGATGTTGCATACCTATTCGCTGATTCATGACGACCTGCCGGTCATGGACGATGCCGACCTGCGACGCGGCGAGCCGACGCTTCACAAACGCTACGACGAGGTAACGGCGGTGCTGGTGGGAGACGCTCTCAATACCCATGCGTTCTACCTGATCGCCGACGCTCCACTTCACAACGACGTGAAGGTTGCGCTGGTCAAAGAGCTCGCCTACAGCGGAGGGATCGGTGGCATGGTGCTCGGTCAGGCGATCGACTGTCATTTCGAGGGCGAGAAACTGACCCCGGAACAGGTCGATTTTCTGCATGAATACAAAACGGGCCGGCTGATCGCCGCGAGTCTGAAGATGGGTGCGATCGTTGCCGGGTTGGAGGAAAAAGCACAACAGACGCTCTTCGATTTTGGCCTTGACCTCGGGCTTCTTTTCCAGATTCAGGACGATATCATCGATGCGACGCAAAGCAGCGAAGATGCCGGCAAAACGACCGGCAACGACGATGCCAAGAATAGTTACATCAACCATTTCGGCCTGCAGGGATCGCGGGAGCGTGCCGATGCGTTGGTCGCAAAAATCGAAAAGCAGATGGTTCAGTTCGATGCCCCGCTCCGCGCGAAACTCGAACCGATCCTGGACAACTATCTCAACCGACATAAAATTCAGTGAGGAGTGAGAAGTGAGGAGTGAGAAGTTTATTGCATCCTTCCCACTCCTCACTCCTTACTTCCCACTCAATAAAAAAGGAACTTTTTTATGGACAATCAAATGATGAAAAAGATGGCCGACACGATCCGGTTTCTGGCAGCCGACATGATTCAGGAGGCCAACAGCGGCCATCCGGGCGCACCGATGGGCCTGGCAGACATCGCCGTCGTACTCTCGAAGCACCTCAGGCACAATCCCAAAAACCCCAAATGGCTCAACCGCGACCGACTCGTCTTCAGCGGCGGCCATGCGACGGGGCTCATCTATTCGCTGCTGCATCTGTGGGGATACGATCTTTCGATGGAGGATCTCAAACGGTTCCGGCAACTCGGAAGTAAAACGCCGGGCCACCCGGAGTATGGCCATACTCCGGGCATCGAGATCACGACCGGGCCGCTCGGGCAGGGAGTCGCCAACGCCGTCGGTTTCGCGATGGCGAGCAAATACTGCGCGCATCTGGTCAACTCGGAGACGGCGAAGATCATCGACCACTATGTCTATTGCCTTTGCGGCGACGGAGACCTCGAAGAGGGGATCAGCTACGAAGCGTGTGCGATTGCGGGCCACCAGCAGCTCGACAACCTGATCATGATCTACGATTCCAACCGTATCACGATCGAAGGGGATACGTCGTTGGCGTGGAGCGAAGATGTGCGTATGCGCTTTGAAGCACAGGGATGGAAAGTCTACGAGACCGATGGCCATAATTACGAGCAGATCGACGAGACGATCGAGATGGCCAAAAAGGCGGACAAGCCGGTGCTGATTATCGCCCATACAGTCATCGCCAAAGGTGCCTGTGAAATGGCGGGCGACCACAACAGCCACGGCTCGCCGCTGGGCGAGGACCTGATCGCCCGCGCGAAAAAGGCGGCCGGATTCGATCCCGACAAAAAGTTCTATATTCCCGACGATGTCCTCATCCGTTTCCGCTGCGCCGTCGAAGAGGGCGAACTGGCCGAAAAAGAGTGGAAGCATCGGCTCTTGCAGGCTCCTTACATCGAACAGAACGAAGCGCTCGAGCGCCTGCTTAATCCCGATTTCGACGCGATCGAGTGGCCCCAGTTCGAGCCGGGCAGCGAAGTGGCGACACGCGATAGCAACGGCAAGATCCTCAACGCCATCGCCAAAGCGGTTCCGGGCTTCCTGGGTGGCAGTGCCGACCTCGCGCCCTCGAACAAGACGGAGCTCAAGGGGATGGGCGACTTCCCCAACGGAAAAAACCTCCATTTCGGTATCCGCGAACACGCGATGGCGGCGATTACGAACGGAATGGCGGCTTACGGCCCGCTGTTGCCCTTCAGTGCCACCTTTTTCGTCTTCAGCGACTACCTCAAGCCGGCGGCGCGCATCGCGGCGCTGAGCGGTCTGCAGCACTTCTTCGTCTGGACGCACGACAGTATCGGCGTCGGTGAAGACGGCCCGACCCACCAGCCCATCGAGCACCTGAGCCAGTTCCGTGCGCTTCCGGATTTCTACACCTTCCGTCCGGCAGATGCGAGCGAAAACGTCGCCTGCTGGAAAGTGGCGCTGAATCTCAAAGCGCCCTCGGCGTTCGTCTGCAGTCGCCAGAAACTCAAAGTCCTCAAAGGCGAAGATAAAATCGCCTTCGGCAGCGCCGACAAAGGCGGCTACCTGATCAAAAAACGGGACAATGCCGTCGTCACGCTGGTCGCCAGCGGGTCGGAAGTGATGCTCGCCCTTCAAAGCGGCTGCCATCTCGAAGAGAAGGGTATTATGGCCAACGTCGTTTCGGTGCCGTGTTACGAACTCTTCTGCGAACAGGATAAGGCGTATATCGATACCGTGATCGACCCGAACACGAAGGTCCTCGCGATCGAAGCGGCGAGCGGCAACGAGTGGTACCGCTTTGCCGACGACGTGCTGGGCATGAACAGCTTTGGCGCCAGTGGCAAGGCTGGCGACCTCTTCGAACACTTCGG
Coding sequences:
- the tkt gene encoding transketolase: MDNQMMKKMADTIRFLAADMIQEANSGHPGAPMGLADIAVVLSKHLRHNPKNPKWLNRDRLVFSGGHATGLIYSLLHLWGYDLSMEDLKRFRQLGSKTPGHPEYGHTPGIEITTGPLGQGVANAVGFAMASKYCAHLVNSETAKIIDHYVYCLCGDGDLEEGISYEACAIAGHQQLDNLIMIYDSNRITIEGDTSLAWSEDVRMRFEAQGWKVYETDGHNYEQIDETIEMAKKADKPVLIIAHTVIAKGACEMAGDHNSHGSPLGEDLIARAKKAAGFDPDKKFYIPDDVLIRFRCAVEEGELAEKEWKHRLLQAPYIEQNEALERLLNPDFDAIEWPQFEPGSEVATRDSNGKILNAIAKAVPGFLGGSADLAPSNKTELKGMGDFPNGKNLHFGIREHAMAAITNGMAAYGPLLPFSATFFVFSDYLKPAARIAALSGLQHFFVWTHDSIGVGEDGPTHQPIEHLSQFRALPDFYTFRPADASENVACWKVALNLKAPSAFVCSRQKLKVLKGEDKIAFGSADKGGYLIKKRDNAVVTLVASGSEVMLALQSGCHLEEKGIMANVVSVPCYELFCEQDKAYIDTVIDPNTKVLAIEAASGNEWYRFADDVLGMNSFGASGKAGDLFEHFGFTIPSVIERVKALLG